From Vagococcus jeotgali, one genomic window encodes:
- a CDS encoding polysaccharide deacetylase family protein has product MTQGKNKKIVLAILVIILLVEVVFLAKKMTTDRKATDMLKAAEEEQVMITKAVDQLKKTSLESYVADNTIKDQVTKTKKSVDENKTMLENLTHISGEMKKQKSDLITQYDNDSKAIDAMNKKITISKEIATTFDKDPFKGNSLEKGLSVSKVMSEADEKKMSENINSLPKDEQRATLEVAYKDIASQTKTIHTAQSELDKYMNKDDIKEVPSTEEFEKLVAQVDEIKNPEVKKPLMNRTQILRKEIQKEHPDELVDNRKLVALTFDDGPNDGSSVQILDTLKKHDVKATFFVLGNMVENYPDTLKRIADEGHEIGNHSYDHSDLSTLDQASVKKQIDVTNDAVEKITGKRPTMLRPPYGAYNETVTNATDMDIALWNVDTLDWQSRNSDAILGQVKAQPFTQAVVLMHDIHDTSADALENVILYYKDQGYTFVPASELIGQI; this is encoded by the coding sequence ATGACTCAAGGTAAAAATAAAAAAATTGTTTTAGCAATCTTAGTGATTATATTATTAGTAGAAGTAGTTTTTCTAGCGAAAAAAATGACAACGGATAGGAAAGCAACTGATATGTTAAAAGCAGCTGAGGAAGAGCAGGTTATGATTACAAAGGCTGTGGATCAACTTAAAAAAACTAGTTTGGAATCTTATGTTGCAGACAATACAATTAAAGATCAAGTAACAAAAACGAAAAAATCAGTAGATGAGAATAAAACGATGTTAGAGAATTTAACTCATATTTCTGGTGAAATGAAAAAACAAAAAAGTGATTTAATCACTCAATATGATAATGATTCTAAAGCGATTGATGCAATGAATAAAAAAATAACCATTTCAAAAGAAATAGCGACCACCTTTGACAAAGATCCTTTTAAAGGAAATAGTTTGGAAAAAGGGTTAAGTGTTAGTAAAGTGATGAGTGAAGCAGATGAGAAAAAGATGTCTGAGAACATTAACTCACTTCCTAAAGATGAACAACGTGCCACTTTAGAAGTAGCTTATAAAGATATTGCTTCTCAAACAAAAACAATTCACACGGCACAATCAGAGTTAGATAAGTACATGAACAAAGATGATATTAAAGAAGTCCCATCGACTGAGGAGTTTGAAAAATTAGTAGCTCAAGTAGATGAGATTAAGAATCCAGAAGTGAAGAAACCTCTAATGAATAGGACACAAATTTTACGTAAGGAAATTCAAAAAGAACATCCTGATGAACTAGTAGACAACCGTAAGTTAGTTGCATTAACTTTTGATGATGGTCCGAATGATGGTAGCTCTGTTCAAATTTTAGATACACTAAAAAAACATGATGTAAAAGCGACATTTTTCGTTTTAGGTAATATGGTAGAAAATTATCCTGACACATTAAAGAGAATTGCTGATGAAGGACATGAAATTGGTAATCATAGTTATGACCATTCTGATTTGTCTACTCTAGATCAAGCAAGTGTGAAAAAACAAATTGATGTCACAAATGATGCTGTTGAAAAAATTACAGGAAAACGTCCAACGATGCTTCGCCCGCCGTACGGAGCATATAATGAAACTGTCACAAATGCGACTGATATGGACATTGCTTTATGGAATGTGGATACTCTAGATTGGCAATCAAGAAATTCTGATGCTATTTTAGGTCAAGTGAAAGCTCAGCCATTTACACAAGCTGTTGTATTGATGCATGACATTCATGACACGTCAGCTGATGCTCTAGAAAATGTGATTCTTTATTATAAAGATCAAGGATATACATTTGTACCAGCTAGTGAATTAATTGGTCAAATTTAA
- a CDS encoding endo-beta-N-acetylglucosaminidase, translating into MTTNRLTKSAAVLMMLATGVIATGCAKDNSNESALSNLKFQETETSKLDKGMVNQPESSYWFPKDFLAWSFDKDPDAKFNVGSVPLAKRVDKKELPTSNDSQDKNMNVVALSIMNNSTSGNAPHGINTFDANVFSYWQYVDQMVYWGGSSGEGIIVPPSADVIDAAHKNGVPVLGTVFFPQLAHGGKIEWLDEFLVKDADGNFPAVDKMIEVADAYGFDGWFINQETDNEVESFDDVKDGKEEKKEKKDDENGFSKKHADLMRELIAQYEAKAEDRLDLMWYDSMTVDGEMDWQNALTDKNKDYLVDADMNPLADTMFLNFWWNTDKFAKDELLKKSNEKAKKENIDPYSLYAGIDLQGNGFATPVKWDLFMDDKGTPYTSLGLYVPSWTFNSSETADEFQEKEGIFWVNGKQDPRDSTLPKGEEWPGISTFAVEQTAITTVPFKTNFSLGNGYNYFINGEKVSAMNWNNRSMQDIMPTYRWEFDHGKGNELIPSMDYTDAYNAGNSVKLRGKMAKGETTHMNLYRSEIEIPEGATFTSTAKATEETSLDLVLTLGDDKKETIKADKKIGDEWTTVTYDMKNVVGKTIKEMAYDITSDKESHDYELKLGQLAILPKEEKVDMAVKDLIVEDTVFDEEETNFTGVRMSWSEAGDEKVDYYEIYRINGDDSRSFLGATPTTNHYINALERNDDTNKTEFEVIPVDVYGRRGTASEKVAMEWPDNSIPKASFKASRTLIAPGDEVTFTNTSSQNAESIAWDFVGGTPEKSDQDSAVVKYEKEGTYEVKLTAKNESGENIAEEKNFITVTKDAKGELPKLSEGATAEASSFVNDGEAPEFALDSKLDTKWCAVGPAPHDITVDLGQVDTVSEVKMSHAEAGGEGPDMNTKAYKIEVSEDGKEYKQVTRVINNSAGETTDTFAPVEARYVKITLDKPTQGADSAARIYEVSVYGMKK; encoded by the coding sequence ATGACAACAAATCGTTTAACAAAATCAGCTGCAGTACTTATGATGTTGGCAACAGGAGTTATTGCCACTGGTTGTGCTAAAGATAACTCTAATGAATCAGCTTTGAGTAATTTAAAATTCCAAGAGACGGAAACAAGTAAATTAGATAAGGGTATGGTCAATCAACCAGAATCATCTTATTGGTTTCCAAAGGACTTTCTAGCATGGAGTTTTGACAAAGATCCGGATGCTAAATTTAATGTAGGTAGCGTGCCTCTTGCAAAACGTGTAGATAAAAAAGAATTACCAACTTCCAATGACTCTCAAGATAAAAACATGAATGTTGTAGCATTATCTATTATGAACAACAGTACAAGTGGTAATGCACCACATGGTATTAACACCTTTGATGCTAATGTATTTTCTTATTGGCAATATGTGGATCAAATGGTTTATTGGGGAGGATCATCAGGTGAGGGGATCATCGTACCACCAAGTGCTGATGTGATTGATGCTGCTCATAAAAATGGTGTACCAGTTTTAGGGACTGTTTTCTTCCCACAACTAGCTCACGGGGGAAAAATTGAGTGGTTAGATGAATTTTTAGTTAAGGATGCTGATGGTAATTTTCCAGCAGTAGATAAAATGATTGAAGTAGCTGATGCTTACGGATTTGATGGTTGGTTTATTAATCAGGAAACAGATAATGAAGTAGAAAGTTTTGATGATGTTAAAGACGGTAAAGAAGAGAAGAAAGAGAAAAAAGACGACGAGAATGGTTTTTCTAAAAAACACGCTGATTTAATGCGTGAATTAATTGCTCAGTATGAAGCAAAAGCTGAGGATAGATTAGATTTAATGTGGTATGACTCAATGACAGTTGATGGTGAGATGGACTGGCAAAATGCTTTAACAGACAAAAATAAAGATTACTTAGTTGATGCCGATATGAATCCACTAGCTGACACTATGTTCTTAAATTTCTGGTGGAATACTGATAAGTTTGCTAAAGATGAGTTGCTGAAAAAATCAAATGAAAAAGCTAAAAAAGAAAACATTGACCCATATTCATTGTATGCAGGAATTGATTTACAGGGAAATGGTTTTGCCACACCTGTTAAATGGGACTTATTTATGGATGATAAGGGAACGCCTTATACGTCTCTTGGCTTATATGTGCCAAGTTGGACATTTAATTCATCTGAAACAGCTGATGAATTCCAGGAAAAAGAAGGTATTTTCTGGGTGAATGGTAAGCAAGATCCACGTGATTCTACCTTACCAAAAGGTGAAGAATGGCCAGGTATCTCGACGTTTGCTGTAGAACAAACAGCGATTACAACAGTTCCATTTAAAACAAACTTTAGTTTAGGTAATGGGTATAATTATTTTATTAATGGTGAAAAAGTATCAGCTATGAACTGGAATAACCGTAGTATGCAAGATATTATGCCAACATATCGCTGGGAATTTGACCATGGTAAAGGAAATGAGTTAATACCTTCTATGGACTATACTGATGCTTATAATGCTGGTAACTCAGTTAAATTAAGAGGTAAAATGGCTAAAGGTGAAACAACACATATGAATCTTTACCGCTCAGAAATTGAAATACCAGAAGGTGCTACATTTACATCAACTGCTAAAGCAACGGAAGAAACATCTCTTGATTTAGTGTTAACTCTAGGTGATGACAAAAAAGAAACAATTAAAGCTGATAAAAAAATTGGTGATGAGTGGACGACTGTTACTTATGATATGAAAAATGTTGTAGGTAAAACAATCAAGGAAATGGCTTATGACATCACAAGTGATAAAGAATCACATGATTACGAATTAAAACTTGGTCAATTAGCTATCTTACCAAAAGAAGAAAAAGTAGACATGGCAGTAAAAGATTTAATTGTTGAAGATACTGTCTTTGATGAAGAGGAAACAAACTTCACCGGTGTACGTATGTCTTGGAGTGAAGCAGGGGATGAGAAAGTTGATTACTATGAAATTTACCGTATTAATGGTGATGATTCTCGTTCATTCTTAGGTGCGACACCAACGACAAATCACTATATTAACGCACTAGAACGTAATGATGATACGAACAAAACAGAATTTGAAGTCATTCCAGTAGATGTTTATGGCCGTCGTGGTACAGCAAGTGAGAAAGTTGCAATGGAGTGGCCAGATAATAGTATTCCAAAAGCAAGTTTCAAAGCATCACGTACATTAATTGCACCAGGAGATGAGGTAACATTTACTAATACATCATCACAAAATGCAGAATCTATTGCTTGGGATTTTGTTGGTGGAACACCTGAGAAGAGTGATCAGGATTCAGCAGTGGTTAAATATGAAAAAGAAGGCACTTATGAGGTTAAATTAACAGCTAAAAATGAATCAGGTGAAAATATTGCCGAAGAGAAAAACTTTATCACAGTAACAAAAGATGCTAAAGGTGAGTTACCTAAGTTATCAGAAGGTGCAACGGCAGAAGCATCATCATTTGTCAATGACGGAGAAGCACCAGAGTTTGCACTTGATAGTAAATTAGATACTAAGTGGTGTGCAGTCGGTCCTGCTCCTCATGATATCACGGTTGATTTAGGTCAAGTTGATACAGTCAGTGAAGTGAAAATGAGCCATGCTGAAGCAGGTGGCGAGGGTCCTGATATGAACACGAAAGCTTACAAAATTGAAGTTAGTGAAGATGGAAAAGAATACAAACAAGTCACACGTGTGATTAATAATTCAGCTGGCGAGACTACAGACACATTCGCTCCAGTTGAAGCAAGATACGTAAAAATTACATTAGACAAACCAACACAAGGTGCAGATTCTGCAGCAAGAATCTATGAAGTATCTGTTTATGGTATGAAAAAATAA
- a CDS encoding ABC-F family ATP-binding cassette domain-containing protein, with the protein MSILEIDDLSYELPDKVLYEDGSLRLNKGEHLGLTGKNGAGKSTLLKMIQGEIMPDSGRIVWQNNLKISYLEQVLTYEPGDTMFDYLKQAFSDLYKKNDEIQALYVEYAETYDDALLETIGKYQEQLEANDFYGIETKIEQVASGLGLTAIGLDKEVDQLSGGQRSKVSLAKLLLETADVFLLDEPTNYLDVSHIEWLADYLGQLDSTYIVISHDRDFLNKVTNCICDIDYQTITKYNGNLEAAMKQKEAKAEQHLRDYAKQQKEIDKLENYVRKYKAGSRSNMAKSREKQLNKIERLTPPSEGKPGKFDFPYEMSHSHLVVQVDDLSIGYEFPLLEPINFRIQKGEKIAIKGFNGIGKSTLLKTLVGDIPALSGEIEMSRDTKINYFSQDLNWEHPNQSAVDWLQFKHPKLNHKETRRMLSKSGITDDNMTKPLSQLSGGEQCKVKLCYLTLIKSNFLVLDEPTNHLDQQSKDSLKQTLNEFEGTVLLVSHEMDFLEDLADGIFDVALGKMI; encoded by the coding sequence ATGAGTATATTAGAAATAGATGATTTAAGTTATGAATTACCTGATAAAGTGTTGTATGAAGACGGATCACTACGTTTAAATAAGGGAGAGCATCTTGGATTAACTGGAAAAAATGGAGCAGGAAAATCAACTCTTCTTAAGATGATACAAGGAGAAATCATGCCTGATAGCGGACGAATTGTGTGGCAAAATAATTTGAAAATTTCTTACTTAGAACAAGTATTGACCTATGAGCCAGGAGACACTATGTTTGATTACTTAAAACAAGCTTTTTCTGATCTGTATAAAAAAAATGATGAGATTCAAGCTTTGTATGTAGAATATGCCGAAACGTATGATGATGCTCTTCTTGAAACAATTGGAAAGTACCAAGAGCAACTTGAAGCTAATGACTTTTATGGTATTGAAACAAAAATTGAGCAAGTTGCCAGTGGTTTAGGCTTGACGGCGATTGGATTAGATAAAGAGGTAGATCAACTAAGTGGTGGTCAGCGCTCTAAAGTCAGTTTAGCTAAATTACTACTTGAAACAGCAGACGTCTTTTTATTAGATGAGCCGACTAACTATTTAGATGTCTCTCATATTGAGTGGTTAGCTGATTATTTAGGTCAATTAGATAGCACGTATATTGTGATTTCTCATGACCGTGATTTTTTAAATAAAGTAACCAATTGCATTTGTGATATCGATTATCAAACTATCACCAAATATAACGGAAACTTAGAAGCTGCTATGAAGCAAAAAGAAGCTAAAGCTGAGCAACATTTAAGAGATTATGCCAAACAGCAAAAAGAAATTGATAAATTAGAAAATTACGTGCGTAAATATAAAGCTGGAAGCCGATCGAATATGGCCAAAAGTCGTGAAAAACAATTGAATAAAATTGAACGTCTAACACCGCCATCTGAAGGTAAACCAGGAAAATTTGATTTTCCATATGAAATGAGTCATAGTCATTTAGTTGTTCAAGTAGATGATTTATCTATTGGTTATGAATTCCCATTACTTGAGCCGATTAATTTTAGAATTCAAAAAGGCGAGAAGATTGCTATTAAAGGATTTAATGGGATTGGAAAATCCACTCTCTTGAAAACATTAGTTGGAGATATTCCTGCCTTATCTGGTGAGATTGAAATGTCTCGTGATACTAAAATTAATTATTTCTCTCAGGATTTAAACTGGGAGCATCCCAATCAATCAGCTGTTGATTGGCTACAATTTAAACATCCAAAACTAAATCATAAAGAAACAAGACGAATGCTATCTAAAAGTGGGATTACTGATGATAATATGACCAAACCACTTAGTCAATTAAGTGGTGGCGAACAGTGTAAGGTAAAACTATGTTACTTAACCTTGATCAAGAGTAATTTTTTAGTATTGGATGAGCCGACAAACCACTTGGATCAACAATCAAAAGATTCATTAAAACAAACACTAAATGAGTTTGAAGGAACAGTTTTACTAGTGTCTCATGAAATGGACTTTCTAGAAGATTTGGCAGATGGCATCTTTGATGTGGCGTTAGGAAAAATGATCTAG
- a CDS encoding trimeric intracellular cation channel family protein: MNVLEITSIIGTIAFSFSGALAAMEEKYDLLGIVVLGFVTAFGGGALRNLILGLPMEIFWSQTQLFYVSFITIILVYFFPKKLSSLRTFEIIADAVGLAAFSIQGALYGLELHHGVGPVIVAAILTGTGGGLIRDLLAGKKPTVLCAEVYGSWSILIALAMYFLPPQNSEFYILLIMLTVILRVIGLNRNWRLPTGDFVKSEKEIINK, translated from the coding sequence ATGAATGTATTAGAAATAACCAGTATTATAGGAACGATTGCATTTTCCTTCTCAGGAGCTTTAGCTGCGATGGAGGAGAAGTATGATTTATTAGGAATTGTGGTTTTAGGTTTTGTAACAGCATTTGGTGGTGGTGCTTTAAGAAATTTGATTTTAGGGTTGCCTATGGAGATTTTTTGGAGTCAAACACAGTTATTTTATGTTTCTTTTATAACGATTATTCTTGTTTATTTCTTTCCTAAGAAGTTATCTTCTTTACGAACCTTTGAAATTATTGCTGATGCTGTTGGCTTAGCAGCATTTAGCATACAAGGAGCTTTGTATGGTTTAGAACTACATCATGGTGTTGGTCCAGTCATTGTTGCAGCGATTCTAACTGGTACTGGTGGTGGATTAATTCGAGATTTGTTAGCAGGTAAAAAACCAACTGTACTCTGTGCTGAGGTCTATGGAAGTTGGTCGATTTTAATTGCGTTAGCTATGTATTTTTTACCTCCACAAAATTCAGAATTTTATATTTTATTGATTATGTTAACAGTTATTCTAAGAGTCATAGGGTTAAATCGAAATTGGCGTTTACCCACTGGTGACTTTGTTAAATCAGAAAAAGAAATAATCAATAAATAA
- the recQ gene encoding DNA helicase RecQ, translating to MEKIYQCLEEVFGYTTFRAGQEDIIRYINQGENVLGIMPTGGGKSVCYQLPAVMSSDLTLVVSPLISLMKDQVDALNDMGISATYINSTLDYQEINHRLRQVLYGDIKLLYVAPERLSSAEFIQQLNQRQIGLIAIDEAHCISQWGHDFRPSYLDLAENLKYFSNQPTIVALTATATEEVAQDICQLLHIPKSNRVQTGFARENLSFQLFKDQHDNYLLEYLKTNKGQSGIIYATTRKEVERLYRLIKHAGLSVGMYHGGLSETQRSKNQEDFIYDQTQVMIATNAFGMGIDKSNVRFVIHAQLPGNIESYYQEAGRAGRDGLPSDAILLYAPQDIQIQHYFIEQSTGEAEYKQHEYEKLREMNQYAHTQMCLQQYILRYFGENGVACGHCSNCLDDREVVDITKDAQKVLSCVKRMGEKFGKGLIGKVLIGSKDQKITQWQFDKLSTYGLLSDMTQKEVVDLIDFLTAEQLLVPTKDQYPVLLVSENGIDVLLGKKQVFRKQLAVKQLMKADELFESLRLLRSDLATKQNLPPYVVFSDKTLQDLVDKVPTTSIEFLQIKGVGQNKLDKYGEDFMRVIKQHLEMQGHAN from the coding sequence ATGGAAAAAATCTACCAATGTTTAGAAGAGGTATTTGGCTATACAACATTTAGGGCTGGCCAGGAAGATATTATCCGCTACATTAATCAAGGAGAAAATGTATTAGGGATTATGCCAACAGGAGGAGGCAAGTCAGTTTGTTACCAACTACCCGCAGTGATGAGTTCTGATCTCACTTTGGTTGTCTCTCCTTTAATTTCTTTAATGAAAGATCAAGTAGATGCTTTAAATGATATGGGAATTTCCGCTACGTATATTAATAGTACTCTGGATTATCAAGAGATAAATCACCGGCTTAGGCAAGTTTTATATGGGGATATTAAGCTTCTCTATGTTGCTCCGGAACGCCTTAGCTCAGCAGAATTTATTCAGCAATTAAACCAACGTCAGATTGGTCTAATTGCCATTGATGAAGCACATTGTATTTCTCAGTGGGGACATGACTTTAGGCCAAGTTACTTAGATCTTGCCGAGAATTTAAAATATTTTTCTAATCAGCCGACTATTGTTGCATTAACTGCAACAGCAACTGAAGAAGTAGCACAAGATATTTGCCAGTTGTTACATATACCTAAATCAAACCGTGTTCAAACAGGATTTGCTAGGGAAAATTTATCTTTTCAGTTATTCAAAGACCAACATGATAACTATTTATTAGAATATTTAAAAACTAATAAAGGTCAATCAGGAATCATCTATGCTACGACTAGAAAAGAAGTAGAGCGCCTTTATAGATTAATCAAACATGCTGGGTTATCAGTAGGGATGTATCATGGTGGCCTATCAGAAACTCAAAGATCAAAAAATCAAGAAGATTTTATTTATGATCAAACCCAGGTTATGATTGCTACAAATGCTTTTGGTATGGGTATTGATAAAAGTAATGTGAGGTTTGTGATTCATGCCCAGTTACCTGGAAATATTGAGTCCTACTATCAAGAAGCAGGAAGAGCGGGTAGAGATGGTTTACCTAGTGATGCTATTTTGTTATATGCCCCTCAAGACATTCAAATTCAGCACTATTTTATTGAGCAATCTACTGGTGAGGCTGAATATAAACAGCATGAATATGAAAAACTACGAGAGATGAATCAATACGCTCACACACAGATGTGCTTACAACAATATATTTTGAGGTATTTTGGCGAAAATGGGGTGGCGTGTGGCCATTGTAGCAACTGTCTAGATGATAGAGAAGTTGTTGATATCACTAAAGATGCTCAAAAAGTACTCTCTTGTGTGAAACGTATGGGTGAAAAGTTTGGTAAAGGTTTGATTGGTAAAGTATTGATAGGTTCTAAAGATCAAAAAATTACCCAATGGCAGTTTGATAAGCTATCAACTTATGGTTTATTATCTGACATGACACAAAAAGAAGTTGTAGATCTCATTGACTTTTTAACTGCTGAACAATTACTTGTTCCAACAAAAGATCAGTATCCTGTTTTACTGGTTTCAGAAAATGGCATTGATGTGTTACTTGGGAAAAAACAAGTGTTTAGAAAACAATTAGCTGTTAAGCAATTGATGAAGGCAGATGAATTATTTGAATCCCTTCGATTGCTTCGATCAGATTTAGCAACCAAACAAAACTTGCCGCCTTATGTCGTATTTTCTGATAAAACCTTACAAGATTTAGTAGACAAAGTCCCTACAACATCCATTGAATTTCTACAAATTAAAGGGGTAGGTCAAAACAAACTAGATAAGTACGGAGAAGATTTTATGAGAGTGATTAAACAACATCTTGAAATGCAAGGACATGCTAACTAG
- a CDS encoding glycine zipper family protein — MAKKKKQETKGYYLYIGVALGLIYGVIFNKIWLGLGIGLVIGAGFDFLMKQDKKKK, encoded by the coding sequence ATGGCTAAAAAGAAAAAACAAGAAACAAAAGGATACTACCTATATATTGGAGTTGCTCTTGGTCTTATCTACGGGGTTATTTTCAATAAAATCTGGCTAGGGCTGGGTATTGGGTTAGTTATTGGTGCAGGGTTTGATTTTTTAATGAAACAAGACAAAAAAAAGAAGTAA
- a CDS encoding homocysteine S-methyltransferase family protein, whose protein sequence is MLSEVIGTHCLIFDGAMGTECLKKGLSYQEFSQSVMSHTEDIVNIHQSYLNAGANVLKTHTFSLSLDDLPEEEIHQLGIRACGLVKGLHPDFWVYDMSPAPLGWDKEKRRQRYQTQAKVALEEDCHQILLETFYDLRELKYALNCVEEVAPAIDVIASITNLEDLTVAEIEQFGNLVNRKQVIALGINCVSDFNQVKSFLESFRQVSDFPVVISPNKGIPTKDDERLIYPVRDMEYLEGIAQIQKFSHVSIGGCCGTTPDMIYKITQI, encoded by the coding sequence ATGTTGAGTGAAGTAATTGGAACTCACTGTTTAATATTTGACGGTGCTATGGGAACGGAGTGTTTGAAAAAAGGGTTATCCTATCAAGAATTTAGTCAAAGTGTGATGAGTCATACTGAAGATATTGTAAATATTCATCAATCATATTTAAATGCTGGTGCTAATGTTTTGAAAACACATACCTTTAGCTTGTCCCTGGATGACCTTCCAGAAGAAGAGATACATCAGTTAGGTATTAGAGCTTGTGGTTTAGTCAAAGGATTACATCCTGATTTTTGGGTCTATGATATGAGCCCAGCTCCTCTTGGTTGGGATAAGGAAAAAAGAAGACAACGTTATCAAACACAGGCAAAAGTTGCCTTAGAAGAAGACTGTCACCAGATATTACTAGAGACTTTTTATGATTTGAGAGAATTGAAATATGCTCTAAATTGCGTTGAGGAAGTGGCCCCAGCTATTGATGTGATTGCTTCAATCACTAATTTAGAGGACTTAACTGTAGCTGAAATTGAGCAATTTGGAAACCTTGTAAATAGGAAGCAAGTGATTGCCTTAGGTATCAATTGTGTGTCTGATTTTAATCAGGTAAAATCTTTTCTTGAGTCATTTAGACAAGTATCAGATTTTCCTGTTGTTATTAGTCCTAATAAAGGAATACCAACAAAAGATGATGAGCGTTTAATTTATCCTGTTAGAGATATGGAATATTTAGAAGGAATTGCTCAAATACAAAAGTTTTCTCATGTTAGTATCGGTGGTTGTTGTGGGACAACGCCTGATATGATTTATAAAATAACTCAAATCTAA
- a CDS encoding YaiI/YqxD family protein, giving the protein MRFVIDGDGSPVKNEVIKLSDIYQIPVLIVTSVDHYTTKEYSDLVRFIYVDKGADGADYRIVKEINNDDIVITQDYGLAALLLGKQTRIFHHSGTEYRLENIDMLLNQRFMGAKMRQAGKRTKGPKPFTAADRERFYKMMEQVLLQSKELET; this is encoded by the coding sequence ATGCGTTTTGTGATTGATGGAGACGGCTCCCCTGTAAAAAATGAAGTGATTAAATTAAGTGATATATATCAAATTCCAGTTTTAATTGTGACTAGTGTGGATCATTATACGACAAAAGAATATAGTGATTTAGTAAGGTTTATCTATGTAGATAAAGGAGCTGACGGGGCTGATTATCGAATCGTAAAAGAGATTAATAATGATGATATTGTTATTACCCAAGATTATGGTTTGGCCGCTTTACTTTTAGGGAAGCAAACTCGGATTTTTCACCACTCTGGTACTGAATACCGTCTGGAAAACATTGATATGTTATTAAATCAACGCTTTATGGGAGCAAAAATGCGACAGGCTGGTAAAAGAACTAAGGGGCCAAAACCTTTTACAGCTGCAGACCGAGAAAGATTTTATAAGATGATGGAGCAAGTATTATTGCAAAGTAAGGAGTTAGAAACATGA
- a CDS encoding DUF1456 family protein has translation MNNNDRIKRLRYALDIKDNDMIEIFKLGHVEVTKDEFLSMLRKVNDEDYELELTDEQFERFLNGMIISQRGVKDGPEQPLELHPGNANNVMLKKLKIALSYTTEDMIDTLDDANIIVSKSQMGSFLRKEGHRNYEPCGDNYARNFLKGLMTNYRK, from the coding sequence ATGAATAATAACGATAGAATCAAACGTCTACGCTACGCTTTAGACATAAAAGACAATGATATGATTGAAATATTTAAGTTGGGTCATGTGGAAGTTACAAAGGATGAATTTTTAAGCATGCTACGTAAAGTAAATGATGAAGATTACGAATTAGAGCTTACTGATGAGCAGTTTGAACGCTTTTTAAATGGGATGATTATTTCTCAAAGAGGCGTGAAGGATGGACCAGAACAACCTTTAGAACTTCATCCTGGTAATGCCAATAATGTCATGTTAAAGAAATTAAAAATTGCTTTATCATATACAACTGAAGATATGATTGATACTCTTGATGATGCTAATATTATTGTATCAAAGAGTCAAATGGGATCATTTTTGCGAAAAGAAGGTCATCGTAACTACGAGCCTTGTGGTGATAATTATGCAAGGAATTTCTTAAAGGGGTTAATGACAAATTACAGAAAATAA